The Sulfitobacter sp. S223 genome has a window encoding:
- a CDS encoding MATE family efflux transporter, which translates to MIDEDLTQGPLTGHFRRLAIPAAIGMLFSTLYNVVDTFYAGFFGTQAQAGLAVGFQAFFILVAIGFGLSSAMSALVGNAKGRKDQAEARHLAVQGTGLAAMATLVMMAIAAFAGPSLIAVVSEPGGYRDAGLGYFSWLMFALPGFIMGPAANGILQARGDTRTMQRALVVAFFVNVGLNPLLMYGIPGVIGGLGFNGIALATILSQSGVAVFILWRVFGRAMMRDLKLAEFMPVPAKYYEIIAQAFPAGFALLVTFSSGFIVQYALKDYGEAALASYGITMRVEQLFLLPALGITISLVPIAAQNYGADNNDRVRAAFHRCWILGVIGTSLAFPFLWFGGGLAARVFSDDPEVIRISALFLKVEAAILPIYVVLFSINSLLQALQHAAWTMWIGIYRQWIGIALFIWLFAYVIDGGLTGVRLGIAAGVGTGLLLSLWVGVRVANRCIGGLGMPTLSLKA; encoded by the coding sequence ATGATAGATGAAGACCTCACCCAAGGGCCGCTGACCGGCCATTTCCGCCGCCTCGCAATCCCTGCTGCTATCGGCATGTTGTTCAGCACTCTCTATAATGTTGTCGATACTTTCTATGCTGGCTTTTTTGGCACGCAGGCACAGGCTGGGCTGGCTGTCGGATTTCAGGCGTTCTTCATTCTGGTCGCAATCGGTTTTGGCCTGAGCTCCGCGATGAGCGCGCTTGTCGGCAATGCCAAAGGCCGCAAGGATCAGGCCGAGGCACGGCATCTTGCGGTACAGGGCACCGGCCTTGCGGCAATGGCAACACTGGTGATGATGGCAATTGCTGCATTCGCTGGGCCTTCCCTGATTGCGGTGGTGTCGGAGCCGGGCGGCTACCGAGATGCAGGACTGGGGTATTTCAGCTGGCTGATGTTTGCTTTGCCGGGGTTCATCATGGGGCCCGCCGCGAACGGTATTCTACAAGCACGCGGTGACACCCGCACCATGCAGCGGGCCCTTGTCGTGGCATTTTTCGTGAACGTGGGCCTTAATCCGCTGCTGATGTACGGAATCCCCGGTGTGATCGGTGGGCTTGGCTTCAACGGAATCGCGCTTGCCACCATTCTTAGCCAAAGCGGTGTTGCTGTCTTCATCCTGTGGCGGGTCTTTGGGCGCGCAATGATGCGAGACCTCAAACTGGCTGAGTTCATGCCTGTCCCCGCGAAGTATTACGAGATCATCGCCCAAGCATTCCCCGCTGGCTTTGCCTTGTTGGTTACCTTTTCCAGCGGTTTCATCGTTCAATATGCGCTGAAAGACTACGGTGAGGCTGCGTTGGCGTCATACGGAATCACGATGCGGGTTGAGCAGTTGTTCCTGTTGCCTGCGCTGGGCATCACGATCTCTTTGGTTCCGATCGCAGCGCAGAATTATGGTGCCGATAACAATGATCGTGTGCGCGCAGCGTTTCACCGCTGCTGGATTTTGGGTGTGATCGGCACATCGCTGGCGTTTCCGTTCTTGTGGTTTGGCGGCGGTTTGGCGGCGCGGGTTTTCTCGGATGATCCCGAGGTTATCCGTATCTCTGCCCTGTTTCTGAAGGTAGAGGCCGCGATCCTGCCAATCTATGTCGTGCTTTTTTCGATCAACTCTTTGCTGCAGGCACTACAGCATGCAGCTTGGACAATGTGGATCGGCATTTACCGCCAGTGGATCGGTATTGCCCTGTTCATCTGGTTGTTTGCCTATGTGATCGATGGCGGCCTGACAGGCGTGCGGCTTGGCATCGCAGCCGGAGTGGGAACGGGCCTGCTGCTATCGCTATGGGTAGGGGTACGTGTCGCGAACAGGTGTATCGGTGGTCTGGGTATGCCAACTTTGTCGCTTAAGGCCTGA
- a CDS encoding transporter substrate-binding domain-containing protein, whose amino-acid sequence MKLLKSLALAAGFAASVLAGPALAQSALNEILSEGKLKVGTTGDWNPMSVRDPATNSYVGYDIDIMTQLAADLGVELEMVPTDWKTLVNGVVAGNYHMTGSASISPARLKAAGYSDSYIAVEMFPFTTEDKLVNFDGWDSINKEGVKVATTLGTSFEKMVKEWFPAAEIVVVEAPARGFQEVLSGRADVFVTSNIEGSELLQKFPNVRQVEVSSPRAPTPIAMLLPQADQVWINYVNSWIELKKTQGFFDDVAAKWGL is encoded by the coding sequence ATGAAATTACTCAAATCTCTCGCTCTTGCGGCAGGCTTTGCCGCCAGCGTTCTGGCCGGACCGGCGCTGGCGCAATCCGCGCTCAACGAAATTTTGAGCGAAGGCAAGCTGAAGGTCGGCACCACAGGAGATTGGAACCCGATGTCTGTCCGCGATCCCGCGACCAACTCCTATGTCGGGTATGACATCGATATCATGACGCAGCTGGCCGCCGATCTGGGTGTCGAGCTTGAAATGGTGCCAACGGATTGGAAGACGCTGGTAAACGGTGTTGTGGCAGGCAATTATCACATGACCGGCTCTGCCTCCATCAGCCCTGCGCGGCTTAAGGCTGCGGGGTATTCCGACAGCTATATCGCCGTTGAAATGTTCCCCTTCACCACCGAAGACAAGCTGGTGAATTTTGATGGCTGGGACAGCATCAATAAAGAGGGCGTGAAGGTTGCGACCACTCTGGGCACGTCCTTTGAGAAGATGGTCAAAGAATGGTTCCCCGCTGCCGAGATCGTGGTTGTCGAAGCACCCGCACGCGGCTTCCAAGAGGTGCTTTCAGGCCGTGCGGATGTGTTTGTGACATCCAATATCGAAGGTTCCGAGCTGCTGCAAAAGTTCCCAAATGTGCGTCAGGTCGAAGTCAGCTCTCCGCGCGCACCGACGCCGATTGCGATGCTGCTGCCGCAAGCTGACCAAGTCTGGATCAATTACGTCAACAGCTGGATCGAGCTGAAAAAGACCCAAGGGTTCTTTGATGATGTCGCCGCGAAATGGGGCCTGTAA
- a CDS encoding amino acid ABC transporter ATP-binding protein — translation MAEQADTDQTNAIEIKGLNKWYGDLHALKDVNLNVAHGERIVICGPSGSGKSTLIRCVNSLETHDSGSIVVDGTTMGNAASIEAIRSEVGMVFQQFNLFPHLTILQNLTLGPMKARGLSRKDAEARAMKYLERVQIPEQAGKKPGALSGGQQQRVAIARSLCMEPKIMLFDEPTSALDPEMISEVLDVIVDLAESGMTMIVVTHEMGFARRAADRMVFMDHGQIVETGTPEAFFSNPQTERCRTFLNQILKH, via the coding sequence ATGGCAGAACAAGCAGACACAGATCAGACAAACGCGATTGAGATCAAAGGCCTGAACAAGTGGTACGGGGATCTTCACGCTCTCAAAGACGTGAACCTGAACGTGGCCCATGGTGAGCGAATTGTGATCTGCGGCCCGTCCGGTTCGGGCAAGTCAACGCTGATCCGCTGCGTCAACTCCCTTGAGACGCATGACAGCGGGAGCATCGTTGTTGATGGCACGACCATGGGAAATGCCGCCTCGATTGAGGCAATCCGATCCGAGGTCGGGATGGTGTTTCAGCAATTCAATCTTTTCCCGCATCTGACCATCCTGCAAAACCTGACGCTTGGCCCGATGAAGGCCCGCGGGTTAAGCCGCAAAGACGCCGAAGCGCGCGCTATGAAATACCTCGAACGGGTCCAGATACCCGAACAGGCAGGGAAGAAGCCCGGCGCGCTGTCAGGCGGCCAGCAGCAACGTGTCGCCATCGCACGATCTTTGTGTATGGAGCCCAAGATCATGCTCTTTGATGAGCCCACCTCAGCGCTGGATCCGGAGATGATTTCTGAGGTGTTGGACGTTATTGTTGATCTGGCCGAAAGCGGAATGACAATGATCGTCGTCACGCACGAGATGGGCTTTGCCCGTCGCGCCGCTGACCGCATGGTATTCATGGATCACGGACAGATCGTTGAGACGGGTACGCCTGAAGCATTCTTCAGCAACCCGCAAACCGAGCGGTGCCGCACTTTCCTTAACCAGATCCTGAAACATTGA
- a CDS encoding amino acid ABC transporter permease — MKNLIALTCLTLLAGCGSAGNWGWYVIDPTTPKGWSNISFLLDGFGATILLSVIAAVLSMVIGLLVALPGMSANRWIRLPSRIYIEFIRAIPLLPMLFWVFYGLPVVLQSMGISVRIDAFWGAVITLALSDSAFTAEIYRSGIQSIARGQTEAAKTIGLTYTQTMRYVILPQAIRRILPPLANQFIYIVKMSAFASVIGMQELTRRANELVVTEYRPLEIYTLLILEYLVLVLVISFFVRWLERKMGADESR, encoded by the coding sequence ATGAAAAATCTTATAGCGCTGACTTGCCTGACGCTTCTTGCCGGCTGCGGAAGTGCTGGAAATTGGGGGTGGTACGTCATCGACCCGACCACGCCAAAAGGCTGGTCAAATATCAGCTTCTTGCTCGACGGGTTTGGCGCAACGATCCTGCTGTCGGTCATCGCGGCCGTGTTGTCGATGGTGATCGGATTGCTGGTGGCGCTTCCCGGCATGTCTGCGAACCGCTGGATCAGATTGCCAAGCCGCATCTACATCGAATTCATCCGGGCGATCCCGCTATTGCCGATGCTGTTCTGGGTCTTCTATGGATTGCCTGTCGTGCTGCAATCGATGGGTATCTCGGTGCGGATCGATGCGTTCTGGGGCGCCGTGATCACGCTGGCCCTGTCCGATTCCGCCTTCACTGCCGAAATCTACCGCTCTGGCATCCAAAGCATCGCACGCGGCCAGACCGAAGCGGCCAAGACCATTGGTCTGACGTATACGCAAACCATGCGATATGTGATCCTGCCGCAAGCGATCAGGCGCATCCTGCCACCTTTGGCGAACCAGTTCATCTACATTGTCAAAATGAGCGCCTTTGCCTCCGTTATCGGGATGCAGGAACTGACCCGCCGCGCGAATGAACTGGTCGTGACAGAATACCGCCCGCTGGAAATCTACACGCTCCTGATCCTCGAATACCTTGTGCTGGTGCTTGTGATCAGCTTCTTTGTGCGCTGGCTGGAGCGAAAGATGGGCGCCGATGAAAGCCGCTAA
- a CDS encoding carboxymuconolactone decarboxylase family protein, with the protein MKRMGALQQQSPDMFAGFNTMGKAAKKNGALDEKTKEFIALGIAISTRCDSCIGFHVKSLVRLGATRQELCEALEMIGYMGGGPSIAFGAKALEAYDEFAAV; encoded by the coding sequence ATGAAGCGGATGGGTGCGTTGCAGCAGCAATCCCCCGATATGTTTGCCGGCTTCAACACCATGGGCAAAGCAGCCAAAAAGAATGGTGCGCTGGACGAAAAGACAAAAGAATTCATCGCCCTTGGCATTGCGATCTCTACCCGGTGCGACAGCTGCATCGGCTTTCACGTCAAATCGCTGGTACGTCTTGGCGCAACACGGCAAGAGCTGTGCGAGGCGCTGGAAATGATCGGCTACATGGGCGGAGGTCCGTCTATCGCGTTCGGTGCCAAAGCGCTTGAGGCCTATGACGAGTTTGCTGCCGTCTAG
- a CDS encoding aromatic ring-hydroxylating dioxygenase subunit alpha, giving the protein MFLKNAWYVAAWGHEVTRALQQVVVLGEKICVYRTEGGEVIALEDACPHRKLPLSKGRIKGDNVECGYHGLTFDCAGQCVWAPGIGRIPSDARVKPYPVHEKYGLIWIWMGNAAIADVEDIINIPNFDDPEWGLNTGAAMGLNCNYLLMCDNLLDPTHVAWVHEGSFASDATKDTPLRVTRTDDGVIVHRWMMDHAPAPFYAKIVPFEGNCDRLQHYEVRYPGHALIRAVFTPAGTGGADGPLSDETFIMDSYNFMTPVSERETRYYWFQLRNLRPDDQALSEMMSEDVRKAFEEDRAVLDAVQIGLETKTSAHIDLGIDAGPLRFRRQLEAMIAQEALVDEKMR; this is encoded by the coding sequence ATGTTTCTAAAGAACGCATGGTATGTGGCCGCATGGGGTCATGAAGTAACACGTGCCCTGCAACAAGTCGTCGTGCTGGGTGAGAAGATTTGCGTTTACCGCACCGAAGGTGGTGAGGTCATCGCGCTGGAGGACGCCTGTCCGCACCGCAAGCTGCCGCTCTCAAAGGGGCGCATCAAAGGGGACAACGTGGAATGCGGCTATCACGGGCTGACCTTCGATTGTGCAGGCCAATGCGTTTGGGCGCCCGGGATCGGACGCATCCCGTCAGACGCGCGGGTAAAACCCTATCCTGTGCATGAAAAATACGGGCTGATCTGGATATGGATGGGTAATGCGGCCATCGCGGACGTAGAAGATATCATTAATATTCCAAACTTTGACGATCCTGAATGGGGCCTTAACACCGGTGCGGCGATGGGGCTCAACTGCAACTATCTGTTGATGTGCGACAATCTGTTGGACCCCACACATGTGGCCTGGGTGCACGAAGGCTCGTTCGCCTCAGACGCGACCAAGGACACGCCGCTGCGGGTGACCCGAACAGATGACGGTGTGATTGTTCACCGCTGGATGATGGATCATGCGCCTGCGCCATTCTATGCCAAGATTGTGCCCTTCGAGGGCAATTGCGATCGCCTTCAGCATTACGAAGTCCGCTACCCCGGTCATGCGCTGATCCGCGCGGTGTTTACCCCCGCAGGCACTGGTGGTGCAGACGGGCCGCTGTCGGACGAGACGTTTATCATGGACAGCTACAACTTTATGACGCCCGTGTCAGAACGTGAAACGCGTTACTACTGGTTCCAGCTGCGCAATCTGCGCCCTGACGATCAGGCCCTGTCAGAAATGATGTCTGAGGATGTGCGCAAAGCATTCGAGGAAGACCGCGCCGTTCTGGACGCCGTGCAGATCGGGCTGGAGACAAAGACCTCTGCCCATATTGATCTGGGGATTGATGCAGGCCCGCTGCGCTTTCGTCGCCAATTAGAGGCGATGATCGCGCAAGAGGCGTTGGTAGACGAAAAGATGCGCTAG
- a CDS encoding stealth family protein, translating to MLINTENDAIDAVITWVDGNAPSHRALRAQYMAQNSAPLNLNASNPHRWESSDEIYYCLLSIHNHAPWVRHIWIVVDRTAPDFSQLPAGLKAKLRIVLHEEIFEGYTNVLPTFNSLAIESVLWRIDGLSERFLYFNDDVFLTAPLNPEDVFARERPVLRGQWRDYAAMLDDPKARDDPALFNHFVQINAAALCGFGPARVFAAAHVVHPMRRSIMAQQFNQQRAAFENNIKPRFRELEQFLPQGLYNHACIAEGRAVFAPARDYRHIKSGQGAFDAPEITRALLVRDALAETRFLCVNDLPQLEALVPDARNLISEAIGGGMR from the coding sequence GTGCTGATCAATACGGAAAATGATGCAATAGATGCCGTTATCACTTGGGTAGACGGGAACGCGCCTTCTCATCGGGCTTTGCGGGCCCAGTATATGGCGCAAAACAGCGCGCCTTTGAACCTGAACGCCAGCAATCCGCATCGGTGGGAATCCAGCGACGAAATCTATTACTGTCTGCTTTCCATACATAATCACGCGCCTTGGGTGCGCCATATATGGATTGTGGTTGACCGCACGGCGCCTGATTTCTCTCAACTGCCCGCAGGCTTGAAGGCCAAGCTGCGCATTGTGTTGCACGAAGAGATTTTTGAGGGTTACACAAATGTACTGCCCACGTTCAACTCGCTTGCCATCGAAAGCGTTCTGTGGCGGATCGACGGACTGAGTGAGCGGTTCTTGTATTTCAATGATGATGTTTTTCTTACCGCGCCTTTAAATCCAGAAGATGTATTCGCGCGAGAGCGTCCCGTGCTGCGCGGGCAGTGGCGGGATTATGCGGCGATGCTTGATGATCCGAAGGCAAGGGATGATCCCGCGCTATTCAACCACTTTGTCCAAATCAATGCAGCAGCCCTGTGCGGTTTTGGCCCCGCGCGTGTGTTTGCTGCGGCGCATGTGGTACACCCGATGCGGCGCAGCATCATGGCGCAGCAGTTCAACCAGCAGCGTGCCGCCTTCGAGAACAATATCAAGCCGAGGTTTCGGGAGCTTGAGCAATTTCTGCCTCAGGGCTTGTATAACCATGCCTGCATTGCCGAAGGGCGGGCTGTTTTTGCGCCTGCCAGAGACTATCGGCACATCAAAAGTGGTCAGGGAGCGTTTGACGCGCCAGAAATCACACGCGCCCTTTTGGTCCGTGACGCACTGGCGGAAACGCGGTTCTTATGTGTGAATGATCTGCCGCAACTCGAAGCGCTGGTGCCAGACGCGCGAAATCTAATCAGTGAGGCAATTGGTGGCGGTATGCGTTAA
- a CDS encoding MaoC family dehydratase N-terminal domain-containing protein produces the protein MQPTQDPEILRQWIGRKEMLEDTLHVGPANLMEMTLDRVPALGSGDTLPPLWHWIYFLRSAPLSALGRDGHPAKGGFLPPVALPRRMWAGGRFGFSDDVHIGENVRKTSVIKDVSVKQGRSGALCFVTVRHEIGDADRPAFWEEHDIVYREDPSPSATPRLTVPVGDDWQHKETVTPSEVMLFRYSALTFNGHRIHYDRDYARDVEGHGGLVVHGPLIATLLMDLAQRVMGGARPESFEFRAASPLFDTAPFTLHARQKGQTVTLAAATPEGRLAMSAAARF, from the coding sequence ATGCAACCGACCCAAGACCCCGAAATCCTTCGTCAATGGATTGGACGCAAGGAGATGCTCGAAGACACGCTTCATGTGGGTCCTGCAAACCTGATGGAGATGACATTGGATCGGGTGCCCGCACTAGGCTCGGGCGATACTCTGCCGCCGCTGTGGCACTGGATATACTTTCTACGCTCCGCCCCGCTCAGCGCACTTGGACGCGACGGACATCCGGCAAAGGGCGGCTTCTTGCCCCCTGTTGCTTTACCCCGACGCATGTGGGCCGGAGGGCGGTTCGGTTTTAGCGATGATGTGCATATCGGCGAAAACGTCCGCAAGACATCTGTAATCAAGGATGTATCCGTGAAACAGGGCCGCTCCGGCGCCTTGTGTTTTGTCACCGTGCGCCACGAGATCGGCGATGCAGACAGACCCGCATTTTGGGAAGAGCATGATATTGTTTACCGCGAAGATCCTTCGCCCAGCGCGACGCCCCGCCTCACTGTGCCCGTCGGCGATGATTGGCAGCACAAAGAAACTGTCACCCCCTCGGAAGTCATGCTTTTCCGATATTCGGCGCTGACCTTTAACGGGCATCGCATCCACTATGACCGCGACTATGCCCGCGATGTCGAAGGGCATGGCGGGCTGGTGGTGCACGGCCCCCTGATTGCCACACTGCTGATGGATCTGGCGCAGCGCGTCATGGGCGGCGCGCGCCCCGAGAGTTTTGAGTTTCGTGCGGCCAGCCCGCTATTTGACACAGCACCTTTCACGCTACATGCGCGCCAGAAAGGTCAAACCGTCACACTGGCTGCGGCGACCCCTGAGGGAAGGCTGGCCATGTCAGCCGCCGCGCGGTTCTAG
- a CDS encoding citrate lyase subunit alpha, whose protein sequence is MGSDTQSARLAYLTGPLATPLGPMGPAPVASLQMRPPRSDARQADKQVRNLSAAFDAFSIGDGAVLSFHHHYRNGDRLMNAVLAEAARRGLRGLTIAPSSLFPVHAPLADHIESGVIGDVVTDYAKGPVTAALLSGALRGPALLQSHGGRARALGTGLLRVDVAFVGASLAQADGACTGRGGALPCGPLGYAQVDSGYARHTVVCAHEITQSPLPHTDIPGDKVDAVVPFDTPGEVSGIASDTTLPAQTPQAKQIGGWVAEVIAAAGMMRHGLSLQTGAGGYSLASVPLIGAAMARAGLRGSFLSGGITGAHTELHRAGLFERIHDVQCFDGAAVASSIINPHHLAMSASEYANPLESLAIVNRLDVMVLGAVEIDRQFNVNVTIGGDGRLIGGPGGHPDAAEGARLTIVTTGLGGGGYAKLVDDVRCVTTQGRHIDVLVSDEGIAVNPARADLAADLKRAGLPLFSFDALKATADQSATRLRCAAATSPRLLIEHRSGGLLDWA, encoded by the coding sequence GTGGGATCAGATACGCAAAGCGCACGGCTGGCATACCTGACCGGCCCGCTGGCCACTCCTTTGGGGCCGATGGGCCCTGCACCGGTCGCTTCGTTGCAGATGCGCCCTCCACGTTCTGATGCGCGACAAGCGGACAAACAGGTGCGTAACCTTTCGGCAGCCTTTGATGCCTTCAGTATCGGCGACGGGGCGGTGCTGTCCTTTCACCACCACTACCGCAATGGTGACCGGCTGATGAACGCGGTTCTGGCTGAGGCTGCGCGGCGTGGTCTGCGCGGATTGACCATCGCGCCAAGCTCTCTGTTTCCGGTACACGCGCCGCTTGCTGATCATATCGAAAGCGGTGTGATCGGCGACGTTGTGACCGACTACGCCAAGGGGCCTGTTACCGCTGCATTGTTGTCAGGTGCGCTGCGCGGCCCTGCCTTGTTGCAAAGTCATGGCGGTCGGGCGCGGGCGTTGGGCACAGGCCTGTTGCGCGTTGATGTCGCATTTGTGGGCGCGTCACTTGCGCAGGCAGATGGTGCATGCACGGGCCGGGGCGGTGCGCTGCCCTGTGGTCCGCTAGGCTATGCACAAGTTGACTCGGGCTATGCCCGCCACACGGTCGTTTGCGCGCATGAAATCACGCAAAGCCCTCTGCCCCATACCGACATCCCCGGCGATAAGGTGGATGCAGTGGTGCCATTCGATACCCCCGGAGAAGTGAGCGGCATTGCTTCTGACACCACATTGCCTGCGCAAACGCCTCAGGCAAAGCAGATCGGCGGTTGGGTCGCAGAGGTCATCGCCGCTGCAGGTATGATGCGCCACGGGCTATCCCTGCAAACAGGTGCGGGAGGATACTCCCTTGCCTCGGTACCGCTGATTGGAGCCGCGATGGCCCGCGCCGGTCTGCGCGGCAGCTTTCTGTCAGGCGGGATTACAGGCGCACATACAGAGCTACACCGCGCGGGTCTGTTCGAGCGTATTCATGATGTACAATGCTTTGACGGTGCAGCCGTCGCGTCCTCGATCATCAACCCGCACCACCTTGCCATGAGCGCTTCGGAATACGCCAACCCGCTGGAAAGCCTGGCCATCGTGAACCGGCTTGATGTCATGGTGTTGGGCGCGGTGGAGATTGACCGCCAGTTCAATGTCAATGTCACGATCGGCGGGGATGGCAGGCTTATCGGCGGCCCGGGCGGGCATCCCGATGCGGCCGAAGGCGCGCGACTGACAATCGTCACCACAGGTCTTGGGGGTGGCGGCTATGCCAAACTGGTGGATGATGTGCGCTGTGTGACCACCCAAGGCCGACACATTGATGTTCTGGTCAGCGATGAAGGTATCGCAGTCAATCCCGCGCGCGCCGACCTTGCAGCGGATCTAAAAAGGGCCGGTTTGCCCCTGTTCAGCTTTGACGCACTGAAAGCGACCGCAGACCAATCCGCCACCCGCTTACGCTGTGCGGCTGCAACCAGCCCGCGTTTACTGATTGAACATCGCAGCGGCGGATTGCTTGATTGGGCATGA
- a CDS encoding Fe(3+) ABC transporter substrate-binding protein, whose protein sequence is MARSPLSPLVIAAAALVAGVNAATAEGEVNLYSSRHYDTDERLYSDFTEATGIKVNRIEGKADELIARMQAEGANSPADVLITVDTSRLKRAKDAGVLQSIDSAVLEDRIPSNLQDNENQWFGFSQRARIIFYDKNNVTEPPLDYVSLADPKFKGMVCHRSSSSTYSQTLLASIIENHGEEAAHAWAQGMVDNFARDPQGGDTDQLRGLVSGECDISIANSYYFARALRTDVTGVTESIDQIGWIFPAQEAEGAHMNLSGAGVAANAPHRDNAIAFLEYLASDQAQQYFSAGNDEFPAVDGVALSESVAKLGEFKADSVDLSAVAENLPKAQEIFNDVGWK, encoded by the coding sequence ATGGCCCGCTCCCCCCTTTCCCCCCTCGTCATTGCTGCCGCTGCCCTTGTGGCCGGCGTCAACGCTGCAACAGCTGAGGGCGAAGTCAATCTCTACTCTTCACGCCACTACGACACGGACGAACGGCTTTATAGCGATTTCACCGAAGCCACCGGTATCAAAGTGAACCGGATCGAAGGCAAAGCGGATGAGCTGATCGCGCGCATGCAAGCCGAGGGTGCGAACTCTCCCGCTGATGTGTTGATCACGGTAGACACCTCGCGCCTTAAGCGCGCCAAAGATGCAGGCGTGCTGCAATCCATCGATAGCGCTGTGCTGGAAGACCGCATTCCATCCAACCTGCAAGACAATGAGAACCAGTGGTTCGGATTTTCCCAGCGCGCACGGATCATCTTTTATGACAAAAACAACGTGACCGAACCACCGCTCGACTATGTCTCGCTTGCCGATCCGAAATTCAAAGGAATGGTTTGCCACCGGTCTTCTTCAAGCACGTATTCGCAAACCCTGCTGGCGTCGATCATCGAAAACCACGGTGAAGAAGCTGCGCATGCCTGGGCACAAGGCATGGTCGACAATTTCGCCCGCGACCCACAGGGCGGCGACACCGACCAACTGCGCGGCCTTGTTTCCGGTGAATGCGATATTTCGATCGCGAACTCATACTATTTCGCACGCGCATTGCGCACCGACGTCACAGGCGTAACCGAGAGCATTGACCAGATCGGTTGGATTTTCCCTGCGCAGGAAGCCGAAGGTGCACATATGAACCTTTCAGGCGCCGGTGTTGCCGCGAATGCGCCGCACCGCGACAATGCAATCGCGTTTCTTGAATACCTCGCCAGCGATCAGGCGCAGCAGTATTTCTCTGCGGGCAATGATGAATTCCCGGCCGTTGACGGTGTCGCGCTGAGCGAAAGCGTCGCGAAGCTGGGCGAGTTTAAAGCTGACAGTGTCGATCTATCAGCTGTGGCCGAAAACCTGCCAAAAGCCCAAGAAATCTTCAACGACGTTGGCTGGAAATAA
- a CDS encoding HAD-IA family hydrolase: MTFRIVFDLDGTLIDSAPDIQGVANALLAPYGMQITLAQTHSFVGNGVPVFVTRMLKAVKLPQQLHGDMVEAFKAAYLTAHHDTVLYPQVGQTLKALHDDGHALGICTNKPLAPCMAAMDHLSLSPYFQTFWGGDSLPVSKPDPAPLLAAFKALGAGPCIYVGDSEVDAQTAQACGVPFLLFTEGYRKTEVSDIPHTADFSDFAELPELAMRYAGPL, encoded by the coding sequence ATGACATTTCGCATTGTTTTTGATCTTGATGGCACGTTGATTGACAGCGCGCCGGACATTCAGGGCGTGGCGAACGCTTTGCTGGCCCCGTATGGCATGCAAATCACTTTGGCGCAGACCCATTCGTTTGTCGGCAATGGGGTGCCCGTTTTTGTGACCCGTATGTTAAAGGCTGTGAAATTGCCGCAACAGTTGCACGGTGACATGGTTGAGGCGTTCAAGGCCGCATATCTTACGGCCCATCATGACACAGTGCTTTACCCGCAGGTGGGCCAGACGCTCAAAGCTCTTCACGATGATGGACATGCTTTGGGTATTTGCACAAACAAACCTCTCGCGCCGTGTATGGCGGCGATGGACCACTTGTCGCTCAGTCCCTATTTCCAGACCTTTTGGGGTGGTGATAGCCTGCCTGTATCAAAACCTGATCCCGCGCCATTGCTTGCTGCATTCAAGGCTTTGGGGGCGGGGCCATGTATCTATGTCGGAGACAGCGAAGTGGATGCGCAGACGGCACAAGCCTGCGGCGTGCCATTCCTGCTTTTTACGGAAGGGTACCGCAAAACCGAGGTTTCCGACATTCCCCATACGGCTGATTTCAGCGACTTTGCTGAGCTGCCAGAGCTGGCTATGCGATACGCTGGGCCGCTTTGA